ACTTCTTATCATCGTATACAACTTTTTTAATTCCAGCTAATGAGTTTACCATAGTTACTGTTCCACAGCTTTCAACGTTAAATGTAGCATTATATCTATATCCCATATTACCTATATGCTGTCCTTTAGATAGACAATCTGGTTTTAAGAAAGAGTTTACAACAGACATATTATGTTTACGCCATATATCATGCTGTACATTATTAGTTTTAGCTAAAACGTCAACTGCCTTTTCATAGTACATCTTGAATGTATCAACTAACTCTTCATAAGTTTCAAGCTTTCTATTATGAGGTTCAAATACTTTAATTCCAGTTCTATGATCTACTCCATTAGTAAGTACTAACTCTAATACCTTAGGATTTGCTATAAAGTGAACTCCAACACTCGTAGGTTGACCTGCTCCTCCAGGTATTTTATATTTCTTGCCATTTAAATCAAGTTCTTTCCAGCATCCTGGTGATGTTTCAAGGCATCCTCCTATTGCAAAAGATCTGGCTTCTTCAATATTCATTCCTTCAGGTGAATATTGATTCATCATAAATTCTATTCCAACTCTATTGTTCATCCAAGCTGGATATCCTGCACCAGTTTTATCGCATTCTACACATTTTAATAAGAACTTCTCTGGAAGTTTCTCATCGTAAAGCACTGATAAAGTAGGCTGAGGTGTTGAACATGTTATACCGGCTTCAACTATTAACATTTCTAAATCATTAGTAGCAGACTGCCCATCAGGAGTAAGTCCACCAAGGCTTAAGTTGTTAAATGTGTTTCCTGATAAAACTCCTCCAACAACCCCTGTTGATGCAAAACAATCTATACATGTAATCTTTATTCTATATAATTCTAGAAGTTCTAATACTTCTTCCTTAGTTATCTTTCCTGCTTCAATATCTTGCTCGTACCAAGGATATAGTACTTGACCTAATCTTCCTATTGATAGTCCTGATATTGCATCTTCATTTAAAACTGCAATGTGTAGGATGTATGATAATTGAAGTGCTTCTCTGAATGTAGATGGCTTTTTATGAGCTATGTTTTCTAAGCAGTTAGCTATATCCATATACTCTTTTTTATCTTCTTCATTCTTAGCAATGTTTTCAAGTCTTCTAGCATGCTTTGAATAATTTAATATCCAAGTTTGAAGACCTTCTATAACATGAATTACAGATTCATAGAAATAAAGTCTGTCCATTCCTGTTACTCCATCTCCATCTGCATTTCCAGCAACCTCATCCTTACATTCTTTAGCCATTTCTATAAGTTTATCAAATCCATACTGAAGAGGATAATAATAGTTTATTACTTCTCTTCCTTGAGGTAGAGTAAATCCTGAGTCAAACATACAAACCAAGCTTCTCATTATATTTTCTTTTACTTTGTAATCTGGAACCATTTTCTCGTATTTATGCCCTAAATCTTCAACCGATCTTCCTACCCACTCATTTGCAACCTTTAAAAGAACAGGAATTTCTTCTTTTCTCATTCCAAACTTACCAGCAATAGAAACTACATTTCCAAAGCTCTTTGTAACATTTCCTCCACCGTGTCCGAATTCGCTTAGTTCTCCAGCACTTGCACTTCCTGTTTCAAGAGCCGCCTTGTATAGTTCACTTTCTTTGGCTACGAAGAAGCTTTCTGAAAGCCATGGCATAGGGAAAGATCCTCTGTAGTTATAAGTTTTTTGCATAACAAGTTTCTCTCCAGGAATTATGTTTGGTGTAAGTCTTGAAAATGCCTCTTTTAAAGCAAGAGCTCTTCTAACTACTGCAATCTCACCTTCAAGCTCGTTAAATTTACGATTATACCAATAAGGAAACTCCATATTAGCAGTTGATAATGTATTATAAAATATATCTCTTAACCTCTTAGCCCTTGGAGTTGGTTCTTTCTTTACCTCTCTATCAACCATCTCCTCAGGAGCTCTTCCTCCATACTGATAATTAATTGACAATCCTTTAGATGCCAAAATATCAGCAAGTTTCACTTTTTTACTATCATCCATCTAACTTACCCCCTTGTAAACTGACTTGCTCTATATATGTATATGATTTTACTTTTTGATTAATGCTTTAACTATTTTGAATACAATAAAAAATTCGTCTAGTTGCTACGCACTGACTCATGTCGCCAACGATCCCTACGGGCTCCGTTGCTCAAAAATAGTTGCAAATTTAGTTCTTTAACCAACGTTATACAAATATTCGAAGTTATCTATTTTCTTAGCATAAAAAAATCTTCCTTGGATAATCCAAGAAAGATTTAAATTACATATATTTATGCTTTTTATAAATTAATTGATTTATGTATATAAGAATTAAAAAAGATGCGAATACCCAAACACCTTTACTATATAAATTAAACGCATTTACTGCAAACCCATATATTAATGCAAATATTCCAGAGTTTAAATAACTGTAGAATTGATAAGTAAAGTATCCTTCTTCGCTTTTGAATTTCTTACTTCCAAATATAATTTCCCCCTTATCATTTTTCTTTAAAACTTCCAAAAGCTTCTTTTGTCTTCTTTCAGATTTTTTAACAGAAAAAGCATAAGCAATACTTATAACTCCAATTAACGCAAATACAAAACTATTAATCACTTTATCGACCCCCATAGCTTTAATATATCTTATTTTACTAATAATATATTTAAAAGTATATATTATTAGGTTAAGTAATAATACTCACAATCACAAAATTCCAAACTACAACTTGACTGTTCATAATATGACTTTAACTCTTTAACAATATCTAAGACAATATCCTTCTACTTATTTAAATCAGAAAATGTAGGATTACATACTCCCGTTATTTCATAAGTATCTTCTCCACCTAATGGACACCCCCACTTTTCATGATATATAGTCTTTATTTTAGATACATTAGCCGAAACATAAACCCCTTTTAACTCATAATGCTCCTTAGCTAATGACTGCCACTTTAAATATATATCCTCTTTATTTTTATGGTTATTGTTTTTATGAAAATGGCCTTTATTAATACCTATAACAACTGTAAACTTCTGTGTTCTCAATTTATATCACCACACTTAAATATATAGTACATTTTATTGTTCCAATAGTGAATATAAATTAAACATTTTATTTTTTGCTTAATCACTCTACAATTAAAAGTATAGTAAAAAATATAATAACTATTCCATATGGAATTAACTGACCTCTTTTCTTATCATCTTTAGAATACTTGTATTGTATATAAAAATCTCTAAAGCAAAAGGTTACAAAATATATTTTAAGAGCTAAATTTTCATATTCTTCATTTGCTATAAAAATAAAATATATTAAGCAAATAATATTAGTAATATCTAATATCTTAGTGAACTTATTTTTATTTTTTTCTAAAAAATCGCTATTCTCATAATTATCTTTTTTTGCTAAATAAAGAGTTCTAATACTTGTGTATATATTCAATGCAGCAAATAAGGAAATTAAAATTTTATTTATAATCTGAACCACATCCTTTAACCCCCCATTTTTAATTCATAATTACAATCTACTCTGTTGCATCTTCTTTTATTTTTTCAATATAAAATTTAATATATCGGTTGCCTTTAAAAGTTAGTCTTCCTATATTACCCTCTAATATAATTGCATAGTCTTCAGGTTTTACTTGAAATTCTATTTCCTCTCAATTTTCTAATTTAAAAACCAAATAATAAGTTACATAAAAGTTAGATACCCTCTCCTTCGAACTTACACTTGATCTAGTGTCCATTCTCTTTGAAACTAAAGTTGCTCTAACTGTTTGAATAGGTTTTTTCATCTGCTCAACTATTGATGCTATAATTTTATAAACTTTCCATAATATAAAAATAATTATACTTAAACCTATTAATAAACCTATTATATTTCCTATTATCTCCATATTACCTCCTATTTTCTAACTAACCACACAATTTTATCTAGTTTTAAACCTAATAACTATATCTTAAAACATATTGGAATATTATTCAAATTAATAACATATGGCAATGCACTATATACATTCTCAAAATCCCTTAATCAGCATAAAAAGCTAGTCACTAAATTTATTTTTAAGAACTAGCTTTTTTATGCTTAAATAAACATTTCTAACATTAATTTATATATTTCCCGAGAAATTAACATTATTTATATAACTTATACAAAATAATTTATTATATATGCTCATTTATTTTCGTTTTAAAGTTCTTTTTATATCTTTAAGTAAAAACTTATTGCATTTAATCGAAACCCCTTGATACTGTTAATCTTGATATATAAACTTTGCTTTCTAAAACAATATTTAGATCAATCATTTATATTCCAAGATTCAAATTCTTTTTATTAAAATAGTTTCTATTTGATAAGGGTGGCTGGTATTTTTAGAAAAGGCCATAGAAAATATTTCTTTGATAGAATACGCAAAAAAAGAAATACTAACATTTAAATAGAATGAACTTGCATAAGTAATTAAATATCAATAAGGAGGGCACCTATGTCTATTGAAATTTCTAAAGCATCATCTCATTTATTAGAAGGGATGAAAGTGGAATCAACATCTAGAGGATTTAAAATGATTTTAGATGAACCCATAGAAGCAGGAGGATCAAACACTGGAATGAATCCTGTAGAAGCAATACTTTGTGCTCTAGGTTCATGCCAATGCCTAATTACAAAAATGATAGCTTCCAATATGGGAATAAAAATCGAAGATTTAAAGATTAATCTTCAAGGAGAGCTAGATCCTACAGGCTACCAAGGAGATACAAGTGTAAGACCAGGATATGAAGCTATTAGATCTACGTTTATTATTAAATCAAACACATCAGAAGAACAGATAAAGGAATTGATTACACAGGTAGAGAAGTTCTGTCCTGTAGGAGATACCGTTTCTAACGGAACAAACTTGGTAGTTGATTATGTTGTTGAAAAATAATAATTAATTATACTATTGAGAGGGTGGCATTAAGCTACCCTTTAAATTATTTTTTATTGAACCATTCTTCTGCTTTTTTATCTATACCTTTTATATAAGAATCTTTTCCTTCACAATAACCTTCATTATCATACCTAAATTTTTTAGCCAATCCTTTTTTTAATTCTTCATAGCATTTTGCTTCCTCTGGATGAGCAATCATATAATCTCTAAAATTCAAATGTCTTTTTATTTCAGGATTTCCCGTTTGAAATATATGAATATGATGTGTTCTATTGTACAACCCTTTCATGAAAAATCTGCGATCTTTTATTCCATACTCGCCTTTTGCTATATACCCTAACTTCTCTATTTCCTCATTATATTTATCAACACTATTAATATCTTTTACTTCAATTAAAATATCTATTATTGGCTTTGCATAGATTTTTGGTATAGATGTGCTACCAATATGATGAATATCAACTATTTCACTATACATTATGCTACATATTTTTTTTGCTTCTTTTTGGTAGTCTTCATTCCATTTAAGATTATGAGGAACTACTTCTATTACCCTAACCTGTTTTTCTTCACTCATCAAATCCTCTCCTTATTAATATTTAAATCGGCAATATTTTAATTTAAAAACATTCTGTGCTCTATCCACTTATCTAATTCTTTTCGACTATAATATGTAACATATACAATTTGTATATATGGGATATAATAATATGGATTATTAACTACTCTAACATTCCAACAACTTGATTTAATTTTGTTAAAGCATCAGGAGTAACTTTTAACGTTACATTCAACTCTCCTGTTCCTCCATATATATAAGAAAATCGAAAAAACTTTGTGTCTATTATATATGGCAACGAAATCCCAAATAAAGGAATTCTTCCAATCGAAAATCCTGTAACTTCCTTGACTTCATCTTTTGTTGCTAACCTCACGTCTTTACAATTTAAAATATGTTTTACTTCTTTAAAATTAACACCGCCTCGCTCTCCTGAAACAACCAATGCATAAAAACCTATATCAGTATATATTATTAATGTTGCTGCCGTTTGCCCAATATTAATTTTAAAATAATCAGCACCTTCTTTTGCTGTATAAATAGGTTTGTCATTATTAATTAGTTCAAATGCAAATCCATGTTCCTTTAATAAGTTCTTTATATTTTCCATAAAAAATCCCCCTCAACAATAATTGATAATGCTTAGACTATAATAATACAACTTAATTAAACATATAAATATACTTTGTAGTTTTATGGTTATGCTATGCCCTTATTTCTAAACAACGTAAAGAATTTATTTTAGTTCATATTAAATTCTTTTACTTTTAGTTTAACTATATAATTGTGTCTTTTTCCATCATCTGTTGAACAATCTAGAGAAAAATAAAGGTTATCTTTAATAATATTTATTTCTTCTTCACTAAATAATTTTTTTGAACTTATTTCCCCTATCCCTTCATTTAATAAAAATCCATCAGGAGATATAGTTTTAGAATTGTCACCCGAATGTGATGAAGAATTCAATAAAACTATCTCTTTATTACCTTGTTTATCTATATAAATAGTTTTAAAATACGATTTTATATTTTCTTCTTTATTTGTTTTATACTGTATTTTTCCACCAATAAGTGAATGCTTGTTAGTAGATATAAGTATAAGTCCATCACTTATTTTTATTCCATTGCTTTCTCCCTCAAATGAATATACTTTAAATACTTGGTTATCAAGTTTATTTTTATATGAGACAGTTGTCCTAATAAATATTATATTTGTAATAAATAAAAAAATAAAAACTCCAATTATGAATAATTTCTTCATATTTTCACCTCTTTTCAAAGTTATTTAATATAACTCTACTAAATATAATATTTTTTCTTAATGAACATTGTTATTACATATCTTCAAGGTCAATAATAATCCTATTACAACTTTTACATCTATGACACTTAACTCTGCCATATTCCTTTAATGTCTCTCCACCAAATATACTTAGTTTTTGCCACCATTTCTCATCTTCATCATGCCACATAAATCCGTATTTACCACTATGAAAAAAACCTTGTATTAATTCACTTTTACAATAAGGACGCTCTATTTTCACTGTAATTCCCCCCAAACAATTTATGTTTAATAATAACTATATCTTAAATTATTTTGGAATGTTATTCAAATTTGTACTCTATAAATACTTTTCTTAATTTGAGTAAATAGATATGTAAATATAATCATCATCTTTGCATTAAGTACTAAATATAAAAAATAAGGCTTATTAAAATGTTAGTGAATGGTTTAAATGTTTTTGTATAAAATATTTAACACATTCACGGTATTTTAATAAGCCTTATTTACCACTTAAGCACAAAATCTACTTAGAATATATATTCCTACAATTAGTCTCCTTAATCAAAAACACAAACCCATACCCTACAAGAGTACTCAAAAAGCAGTACATAAATGCCTTATTATAAAGCTCTACACTACCTAAAGTAGATGAATATTTATCAAATACTCCTCCAAGTACAGATGGCATAATAGCAGCTCCGAAAAATCCTCCTATATTAACAACAGAAGTCGATATACCAGCTATTTCAGGTGGATTTACCTCCTTTGAACATGCCCATCCAAGTACAAATGTAGAACAAGTAAATCCTAATGTAAATAATACAACCTTTAAAATATTAGTATCTAGTCTTCCTCCAAAAGCTATAGCAGCCCAACAAAGTAAATACACACTTCCAAATATCATCATAGGAGTCTTTCTCTTTCTCATCTTATCAGAAATACCTCCAATGAATATACTTCCTATAGCTAGTCCTAAAACAGGAAGTATCATATAATTAGAAGCTTGTATCTTAGTCACATTATATACATCCGTTATATATCCATTTCCCCATGCTCCAGTCAATGCTACGAACGCACCAAAGAATCCTGCAAATATAAAAAATCCTGGCCATGTTTTAGGATTAGTCATAACTTGTATAACTGCTTGTCCCATATTAATCTTACTTTTACTCGCATTTTTTTTATTTATACCTTCAATTTCACTAATAGATGGATATCCCTTATCTCTTGGATCGTTTCTAACTATAATATAGCAAAGTAAACTTATTATTATAGAGAATATCCCCATAACAACGAATGAGTTTCTCCAAGTTATAGCTGCAACAAGTAATGCAAGAGGTGTTTGAGCAATTATTCCTCCCAAATTTCCTGCAAAAGAAGTAATACCAGACATTATTCCAAATTCACTTTCCTTAAACCAAACAGACTGTATCTTAAGTATTGGTATGAACACAACAGATACCCCAATTCCTACAAGTAATCTTCCTGCAAACGCCCAAAATATAGTGGGAGCCATACCAAATATTATAGATCCTAATCCCGATAATAAAACCCCTATAGAAACGGTCTTTCTAGCGCCTAATGAATCAGCTAACATTCCAGCAGGGATTTGCATTATCATATAAGCGTAAAAATACATAGCCCCTAAATTTGCAAATGTAGTTCCCGAAATATTAAACTCGTTTATAAGATCATCTTTAACAACCCCAGGTGCTAATCTATGAAAAAATACTATAATATATGCAAATGCTAGTACTCCCCATACAATCCACCTGTATTTCATCATTTTGTCTACCTTGCTTTTATCCAAAATATCACAAGTTTTTGCCTCATTAAAGCTTGCCATATAAAAGCTCCTCTCTGTTGAAATATTTGTATAGAAATAAATTGTGTGACCTTTATAAAGCCACACAATTTATACTTTACTTATAATGCTTTTTCTGTTATTTCACTCTCAAGACCTTTCTTTATAGCCTTCATATTTAAATCTACGAATTTTTCTTTAACATTATCTTTTAATGCCTTATCCCAATCTATCTCTTCAATTCCCAGTGACTTAATAAGTCCACCAAGCATTATTATATTTTGAGCCTTTATATTTCCAAGTGCTATAGCTTCATCAGCTGCATCTATAGCTATTACATCATCATATTTTGCTTCTATTTTTTCAATTATGTTTTCTGGATACTTCTCTTTTCCTGATAAAACAGTTGCTGATGGAATAGCGTAATCATTTATTACAATCTTTCCACCTGGCTTTAAATACTCTAACCATCTTAAAGCCTCTACTCTTTCAAATGCTACTATTATATCAGCTTGACCTTTTCCTATTATAGGTGAATATACTTTCTTTCCATATCTTACCTGAGTTGTAACACTTCCACCTCTTTGTGCCATACCATGAACCTCAGACATCTTAACATCATATCCTGAATCTATTAATCCACTAGATAATACCTTTGAAGCTAGTATTATTCCTTGTCCCCCAACTCCTACTAATAAAACATTTTTTACACTAGATCTACTATTTATACACATATTATTCACCAACCTTTTCTATAGCATCGAATGGACAAACTTGAGCACATACACTGCATCCAACACACATAGTTTTATCTATCTTAGAATATTCATCAAATGAGATTGCAGGGCATCCTGACTTAATACACATCTTACATTTTTTACACTTATCTTCTTTAACTTCATAAGATTTAGGTGTACAATCAAATCTCTCTTTATCTTCTTTAGAGAATTTCTTAAGTACACAAGGCCATTGAGTTATTATTACTGATGGCTCATCAGATGCAAGAGCATTACTTAAAGCTTCCTCATTTTCTTTTAAGTTAAGAGGATTAACAACTGTAACATCTTTAATTCCTATAGATTTACATAAATTAGGTATATCTATTTGATTAGTTTCCTCTCCCATTAAAGTGTATCCTGTTCCTGGGTTTTGTTGGTGTCCTGTCATACCAGTTATTCTATTATCTAGTATTATAGTTACTGAATTACCTTTATTGTAAACAACATCTATTAAGCTTAATATTCCTGTATGGAAGAATGTTGAATCTCCTATAACACTTACTACTTTCTTGTCTACATTATGGAAGTTAAATGCCTTTTGAGCACCATGGCCTGTACTTATAGATGCTCCCATACAAATACATGTATCCATAGCATTAAGTGGCTCTGCTGATCCTAGAGTATAACATCCTATATCTCCTGTAATCATTACATTCTTCTTCTTAGATAAAGTGTAGAATAATCCTCTATGTGGACATCCTGCACATAGTGTTGGAGGTCTATTTATTACATCTTCTTTAAGCTCAGCAACAGCAGCTGCAACTTCACTTTCTACACCTGAATTTAAAAGAGAATTTGCTATTATATCAGGGTTTAACTCTCCTATGTTAGATATCTTTTCTTTTCCTATACAATTAATTCCTCTAGCCTTTAATTGCTCTTCTATATAAGGCTCTAATTCTTCTATTACGTATAATGTTTCTACTTCTTTAGCAAAATCTTCTATTTTCTTAAATGGAAGTGGATGAGTAAATCCTAATTTAAGATAAGAAGCATTATCTCCAAATACTTCTTTAGTATATTGATAAGATATACCTGAAGTTATAACCCCTATCTTTTTATCGTTCCATTCTATTTTATTTAAATGAGTTTCATTACTGAACTCTTCCATTCTCTTTAATTTATCTTCAACAACAACATGTAATTTTCTAGCATTAGCTGGAGCTGCAACGAACTTAGCTATATTCTTAGTATATGGCTTAATTCCTGCTTCTTCTCTTTCATTAAATTCAACTAAAGTTTTAGAATGGCATATTCTAGTTGTTACTCTATATAAAACAGGTGTATCAAATCTTTCTGATATTTCCATAGCATCCTTCATGAAATCCTTTGCCTCTTGTGAATCACTAGGCTCTATCATTGCAATTTTAGCAAACTTAGCATAATATCTATTATCTTGCTCATTTTGAGATGAATGCAGTCCTGGATCGTCTGCAGATACTAGTACTAGTCCCCCATTAACACCAGTATATCCATAAGTCATAAGAGGATCTGCTGCAACGTTAACCCCAACATGCTTCATAGCAGCAAGTGATCTAGCTCCTGCTATAGATGCTCCTATAGCTACTTCAAGAGCTACTTTTTCATTTGGAGCCCACTCTGAATAAACATCTTTATATAAAGCTATATTTTCAAGTACCTCAGTAGATGGAGTTCCAGGATAAGCACTAGCTATACTTCCGCCTGCTTCATAAAATCCTCTGGCAATAGCTTCATTACCTGTCATAAGTTTTTTCATTATAATTTCCCCCTTATTTAAGCATGTATTTTATTTTCTTCTAATACTTCTTGTAATGCATCTATAAATTTTTGAGTTTGATCTTTAGTTCCTGTACTAACTCTTAACCAGTTTTTCCAGTCCCAAAGATACCCAGGTCTTACTATGATTCCTTTTTTAAGTAATTCTTCAAATACTACCTTTGAATCAAATCCAACATTTACGAATACAAAGTTTGAATTAGACTTTATATACTCCATGTCATTTTCTTCAAAGTATTTTTCCATCATGCTCATGCACTCATAATTAAGCTTTACAGTTTTATCTATATGCTCAGCATCATTTAAAGCTCCAATTCCTGCTGCTTGAGCTAATCTATTAACATGAAATACCATTTTCATTTTATTCATAGCTTTAGTTATTTCACTTGATGTAAGTAAATATCCAACTCTCACTGATGCAATTCCTGCAACCTTTGAGAATGTTCTAAGTATAATAGTATTTGGTCTTTTTCTTAATATTTCTAAAGAATCTGGATACTTATCATTTTTTATTGCATACTCATAATAAGCTTCATCAAATACTAAAACTACATCTTTTGGAGTATTATTTACTAAGTAGTCAATATCCTCTTTTGTCATTATATTTCCAGTTGGATTATTTGGATTACATACATAAATTAATTTTGTCTTATCGTTGATCTTTTGCACAAATTTCTCAAAATCATGCTTATAGTCTTTAAGATCTATTTGATGAGCAACTCCACCCATAAAAAGAACTTCACTAGCATATTTTCCAAATGTAGGGTTAGCCATTATAGCTTCGTCACCTTCATTTATAAAAGTTTGAGCTATTATTTTTAAAAGCTCTTCTCCACCATTACCTACAACTATATTTTCATGCTTTAGATTGTATTTTTTACATAGTCCATCCTTTAACTTAGTGCAGTTAGGATCTGGATATATATGTATACTATCTAATTCTTTTTTTATTTCTTCAATAGCCTTTGGAGATGGACCTAATGGATTTTCATTAGATGCAAGTTTTTCAATATCCTCAAGACCTAATTCCTTCTTTAATTCATCTACAGACTTTCCAGGTATGTACGGTTTTATAGAAGCTACTTCTTTTCTAAATAGATTTTCACTCATCATTTCAACCCCTCTATTTTAAAATTATATCAATTAACTTTAATCAATAACTGCCTGCCGAGATGTCTTAAAAAAATATTTTGTAGAATATTAAGAATTGTCTTTATATTAAGCAAATTCTATGCCAACTTAATTTCACTGTGAAAGTGTCTATTTTCATAAATAAATAATCCCAAAAACAATGAAAATGGGTTAAATGGTATTATTTTAAATACCATTTAACCCATTTCTAAGTGTTCAACAACTTTAATTCCATATTTAGTTATATTAGTTCCACGTCTTCCTTTGTTTATATCTACCATCATGAATTTCTCAAGATTTATAAGTATAAGTCTTATTTCTTGTTCGCTTATAAATATACCCTTGTTTTTTGCTTTTTCATGTAAACTTCTTCTTCCAAGTCTTTTTTCATTTTTATAGGCTTCTTTAAGTTCTTTTAATATGAATATATACTTGTATTCATCTTTTCCAACATCTTCTCTAAATTTATCTAACAATTCTTTTTCATGAGGATTAAATACTATAGAATTTAAATTTGCTTCTTCTTTAAATGGCAGATCATTTATGTCTATATAATCAATACCTATATTAGAGAAGTATTCTATATAATTTTTTAGCTCTCTTATATTACCTCTCCAAGTATGGTCTATAAGCTTTTCTTTAGCTCTTTGAGTTAAATTAAAATTATATCCTGATTTTCTTTTCATTTCATTTATTATAATTAATATATCTTCTTTTCTATTTCTAAGAGGCGGTATTTTTAGAGGAAGTACATTAAGTCTATAATATAAGTCCTCTCTGAAATCTCCTTTTTTAACCATTTGCTTCAAATTTCTATTAGTTGCAGCTATAAGTCTTATATTTACTTTTATAAGTCTATCTCCACCTATTCTCATAACTTCTCTTTCTTGTAATACCCTAAGTAGTCTTTTCTGTAGATTGATAGGCATCTCACCTATTTCATCTAGAAATAATGTTCCATTATGTGCAAGTTCAAAAAGCCCTGGCTTTCCCCCTTTTCTAGCTCCTGTAAAAGCACCTTCTTCATATCCGAATAATTCACTTTCTAACAAACTTTCTGGAAATGCTCCACAGTTAATAGCTACAAACTGATAGTTCTTTCTTGAAGAATTATTGTGTATAGCTTGTGCAAATAGTTCTTTACCAGTCCCACTTTCTCCACTTATGAGTATTGACGAATCTGACGTAGACATTCTAATTGCTATATCCTTTGTCTTAGTTATAATATCGCTATTTCCAATTATATCTTCAAACCTGTACTTAGCTTTATGCCCCTTACCTATTAATTGTGCTCTTAATTTGTGTTGTTTTATTTCTGTATCACTAAATCTTTTCAGTATAGCTATAGCTCCATATCGCTTGTTGGAATGTATTATAGGATGAATGGATACTACTACATCATATCCATTTACTTTTATAAGTTTTTCTTTTATGGGCTTTAACCTTTTTATCGAATTCTCAAATGGGATAGTAGACAATGTTTCACTTATATATTTTCCTACTATTTCTTCCTTTTTATAGCCTATAATGCTTTGTGCATTTTGATTGCAAGAATATATTTCACCATTTGAATCAACTCCTATTATTCCATCATCTGCAACTTGAAGTAATATATCAAGCTGACTTTCAAATTGGTTTGTTCTTCCCATAACATCAGAAAGACCAAC
The window above is part of the Tepidibacter aestuarii genome. Proteins encoded here:
- a CDS encoding PF20097 family protein, with the protein product MKIERPYCKSELIQGFFHSGKYGFMWHDEDEKWWQKLSIFGGETLKEYGRVKCHRCKSCNRIIIDLEDM
- a CDS encoding GrpB family protein; this translates as MSEEKQVRVIEVVPHNLKWNEDYQKEAKKICSIMYSEIVDIHHIGSTSIPKIYAKPIIDILIEVKDINSVDKYNEEIEKLGYIAKGEYGIKDRRFFMKGLYNRTHHIHIFQTGNPEIKRHLNFRDYMIAHPEEAKCYEELKKGLAKKFRYDNEGYCEGKDSYIKGIDKKAEEWFNKK
- a CDS encoding aminoacyl-tRNA deacylase, whose protein sequence is MENIKNLLKEHGFAFELINNDKPIYTAKEGADYFKINIGQTAATLIIYTDIGFYALVVSGERGGVNFKEVKHILNCKDVRLATKDEVKEVTGFSIGRIPLFGISLPYIIDTKFFRFSYIYGGTGELNVTLKVTPDALTKLNQVVGMLE
- a CDS encoding MFS transporter produces the protein MASFNEAKTCDILDKSKVDKMMKYRWIVWGVLAFAYIIVFFHRLAPGVVKDDLINEFNISGTTFANLGAMYFYAYMIMQIPAGMLADSLGARKTVSIGVLLSGLGSIIFGMAPTIFWAFAGRLLVGIGVSVVFIPILKIQSVWFKESEFGIMSGITSFAGNLGGIIAQTPLALLVAAITWRNSFVVMGIFSIIISLLCYIIVRNDPRDKGYPSISEIEGINKKNASKSKINMGQAVIQVMTNPKTWPGFFIFAGFFGAFVALTGAWGNGYITDVYNVTKIQASNYMILPVLGLAIGSIFIGGISDKMRKRKTPMMIFGSVYLLCWAAIAFGGRLDTNILKVVLFTLGFTCSTFVLGWACSKEVNPPEIAGISTSVVNIGGFFGAAIMPSVLGGVFDKYSSTLGSVELYNKAFMYCFLSTLVGYGFVFLIKETNCRNIYSK
- the hpdB gene encoding 4-hydroxyphenylacetate decarboxylase large subunit, with the protein product MDDSKKVKLADILASKGLSINYQYGGRAPEEMVDREVKKEPTPRAKRLRDIFYNTLSTANMEFPYWYNRKFNELEGEIAVVRRALALKEAFSRLTPNIIPGEKLVMQKTYNYRGSFPMPWLSESFFVAKESELYKAALETGSASAGELSEFGHGGGNVTKSFGNVVSIAGKFGMRKEEIPVLLKVANEWVGRSVEDLGHKYEKMVPDYKVKENIMRSLVCMFDSGFTLPQGREVINYYYPLQYGFDKLIEMAKECKDEVAGNADGDGVTGMDRLYFYESVIHVIEGLQTWILNYSKHARRLENIAKNEEDKKEYMDIANCLENIAHKKPSTFREALQLSYILHIAVLNEDAISGLSIGRLGQVLYPWYEQDIEAGKITKEEVLELLELYRIKITCIDCFASTGVVGGVLSGNTFNNLSLGGLTPDGQSATNDLEMLIVEAGITCSTPQPTLSVLYDEKLPEKFLLKCVECDKTGAGYPAWMNNRVGIEFMMNQYSPEGMNIEEARSFAIGGCLETSPGCWKELDLNGKKYKIPGGAGQPTSVGVHFIANPKVLELVLTNGVDHRTGIKVFEPHNRKLETYEELVDTFKMYYEKAVDVLAKTNNVQHDIWRKHNMSVVNSFLKPDCLSKGQHIGNMGYRYNATFNVESCGTVTMVNSLAGIKKVVYDDKKFTIEQLKDAMINNFGFRNALETRNFSMVDQEKVDNSGSYDDIYGECLMAPKYGNDNPYADSILKGYEDWFCKMSKTAMSLYAKPMYACQISVSTHGAQGAATLATADGRLAGTTYSDGSMSAYPGTDKNGPYALFESATVWDHSNSQNSQMNMKIHPSALKGEQGTKHLLDLTRSYMRKGGFHIQYNIVDSKVLRDAQENPYNYRDLMVRVAGFTQYWCEIGKPIQDEVISRTEYEGV
- a CDS encoding OsmC family protein, whose product is MSIEISKASSHLLEGMKVESTSRGFKMILDEPIEAGGSNTGMNPVEAILCALGSCQCLITKMIASNMGIKIEDLKINLQGELDPTGYQGDTSVRPGYEAIRSTFIIKSNTSEEQIKELITQVEKFCPVGDTVSNGTNLVVDYVVEK